In one Anticarsia gemmatalis isolate Benzon Research Colony breed Stoneville strain chromosome 9, ilAntGemm2 primary, whole genome shotgun sequence genomic region, the following are encoded:
- the LOC142975705 gene encoding uncharacterized protein LOC142975705, producing the protein MVQSSMTSWLSVIFLCYALKSGSGQATDVDVRLVAPAWVARGGSATLRCLHQVPPQLLYKVEFLRTGTKLLQYVRERNPPFTSYTFAGGRLNMTLSTENSITIDNLDPSASGMYWCEVSLETPIYTAASHEHLLTVVYAQKHPPIITFGKPDVVVGGLLRANCTSAPAAPAPKLTWYIDNEKVDEESVRYFSYRVSSSTRTKGGGGYRHRKHQHRYIAPEFNYTAKYWALVSETTQAPPVNNTKHHKCTLKEAQSEEMAKIQERPRTPPVIPISLWVSIAELKAPAHGRLQLTCTATIPDEVGPGEKYADVKKQTVTVAVNELSLKKPHSETSQANATSTSLRPHPIWILGCGLMLREFTLQLY; encoded by the exons GAAGCGGCCAAGCGACGGACGTGGACGTCCGTCTAGTAGCCCCGGCATGGGTAGCTCGGGGTGGGTCTGCCACACTCCGCTGCTTGCACCAGGTCCCGCCGCAACTGCTGTACAAGGTCGAATTCCTGAGGACCGGGACCAAGCTCCTCCAGTACGTGAGGGAGAGGAACCCGCCGTTCACCAGTTATACCTTCGCAGGAGGACGGCTTAAT ATGACGTTATCTACGGAGAACTCGATCACGATAGACAACTTGGATCCGTCGGCGTCAGGCATGTATTGGTGCGAGGTGTCGTTAGAAACACCTATCTACACGGCAGCCTCACATGAACATCTACTGACTGTTgtgt ATGCCCAGAAACACCCACCGATCATAACGTTCGGGAAGCCTGATGTCGTAGTTGGTGGTTTACTGCGAGCGAACTGCACGAGTGCACCGGCCGCGCCCGCTCCCAAGCTTACTTGGTATATTGACAATGAAAAG GTTGACGAAGAATCAGTGCGATACTTCTCCTACCGCGTGTCAAGCTCGACTCGCACGAAAGGCGGAGGTGGCTACCGTCACAGGAAGCACCAGCATCGCTACATAGCCCCCGAGTTTAACTACACAGCGAAATATTGGGCGCTAGTGAGCGAAACTACTCAAGCGCCACCTGTGAACAACACTAAGCATCATAAGTGCACTTTGAAAGAGGCACAGAGCGAAGAAATGGCAAAG ATTCAAGAAAGACCACGGACACCGCCAGTCATCCCCATTTCTCTATGGGTGTCGATAGCCGAGCTAAAGGCGCCTGCACACGGCCGACTACAGCTGACTTGCACCGCGACCATACCTGACGAAGTCGGCCCGGGGGAGAAGTATGCAGACGTTAAGAAACAAACTGTGACGG TAGCGGTAAACGAACTAAGTCTGAAGAAGCCACACTCCGAGACGAGTCAAGCCAACGCGACATCGACCAGTCTGCGGCCACACCCAATATGGATCCTCGGCTGCGGACTCATGCTCCGCGAATTTACACTCCAATTATACTAA